A genomic window from Motacilla alba alba isolate MOTALB_02 chromosome 2, Motacilla_alba_V1.0_pri, whole genome shotgun sequence includes:
- the RPS20 gene encoding 40S ribosomal protein S20, which produces MAFKDTGKAPVEQEVAIHRIRITLTSRNVKSLEKVCADLIRGAKEKNLKVKGPVRMPTKTLRITTRKTPCGEGSKTWDRFQMRIHKRLIDLHSPSEIVKQITSISIEPGVEVEVTIADA; this is translated from the exons ATG GCATTTAAAGATACTGGCAAAGCACCTGTGGAACAAGAGGTGGCGATTCATCGCATTAGAATCACTTTGACAAGTCGCAATGTAAAATCACTGGAGAAGG TCTGTGCTGACTTGATCAGAGgtgctaaggaaaaaaacctgaaggtGAAGGGACCTGTTCGCATGCCCACCAAG ACCCTGCGGATCACCACCAGGAAGACGCCTTGTGGTGAGGGTTCCAAGACCTGGGATCGCTTCCAAATGCGCATCCATAAGCGGCTCATTGACCTGCACAGCCCTTCTGAGATCGTGAAGCAGATCACTTCCATCAGCATCGAACCAGGCGTAGAAGTTGAAGTTACTATTGCCGATGCCTAA
- the LOC119696926 gene encoding kinesin-like protein KIF20A has protein sequence MADEGKNFVPTEVCDVLESVSFLSVEGKPSPLESTVLPSTEEQQVYEPLKVFLRVRPFSIAELESHEFQGCVTIEDAQTVILNAPKESSAMKNSERGIGHAVHSFTFSQVFGPETTQSEFFEGSMKDIIRAYINGVNGLVFTYGVTNAGKTFTIQGTSKDLGILPRSLDVIFNHIRGRHYLKMNFKPYLSNDVKKLEDEQVKQEEALKTAILASLKEETESISSTVTNFCDVKLDSSNCTSDNHPSNSLAEKNFVPLDIHKTNMHQRTQASVWISFCEIYNEYVYDLLSILSTSKPQRRRVLRICEDQGGNCYIKDLKWINVQSTEEAFRLLKIGNKNRSFACTRMNEQSSRSHSIFSIRLLKLTDEHQPRVLGVSELSFCDLAGSERCNKTHVFGDRLKEAGNINNSLHILGKCIAALKQNQNPKMKPSYIPFRESKLTRLFQPFFCGKGKACMIVNINQHTSTYDETLHVMKFSALARQVIQTILPKNFGYFPPKLVGGDGKPMMHFDANTSVDDFAETSAEEEVDITILSHEDLLKAAEDLKEKVAAERRSKLLLEVKIRKEMAEAMFRQLLETEEAWSNRLEDMKDSYEEKLESKFEMYKEAIKKHAYMCAMEQIEEHYVPIEEFLAEQEKVEDRERKILQLERQLDEQSGRLLALGSPSSDIPTAENNMERDLMGSTLKRANEGLQKQCEEKEELIKSLKFKIQKLNEALLEANEGYRKMAEENSQLKHTIMLKDQEMNSLQNWAKRVLELEETVSSLQKELEEQKKNFFAEESKQQKPRRGLLANLKSTVASTASTPLGKGWGKDEEASPYLRKQVLLPHKAKE, from the exons atggcTGATGAGGGGAAAAACTTTGTTCCCACGGAAGTGTGCGATGTGTTGGAATCGGTTTCTTTTCTGAGTGTGGAGGGTAAACCTTCACCCTTGGAGTCAACAGTATTGCCTAGTACAGAGGAACAGCAG GTGTATGAGCCTTTGAAAGTCTTCCTGAGAGTGAGGCCCTTTTCTATAGCAGAGCTTGAAAGCCATGAATTCCAG GGTTGTGTAACTATTGAAGATGCACAGACAGTAATTCTTAATGCACCCAAAGAATCTTCTGCaatgaaaaacagtgaaagagGGATTGGTCATGCTGTGCACAGCTTCACCTTTTCTCAG GTCTTTGGACCAGAAACTACTCAGAGTGAATTTTTTGAAGGCTCAATGAAAGATATCATTAGAGCATATATTAATGGAGTGAATGGACTTGTATTTACTTATGGAGTTACAAATGCAGGCAAGACATTCACTATCCAAG ggaCTTCAAAAGATCTTGGTATTTTACCTCGCTCACTTGATGTGATTTTTAACCACATAAGAGGAAGACATTACCTGAAGATGAACTTCAAACCGTATTTGAGCAACGATGTTAAGAAACTCGAAGATGAACAAGTTAAGCAAGAAGAAGCTTTAAAAACTGCTATTCTTGCATCACTGAAAGAG gAGACAGAGAGCATCTCAAGTACTGTAACAAATTTCTGTGATGTGAAGTTGGATTCTTCTAACTGTACTTCAGACAATCATCCTTCTAACTCCCTAG CAGAGAAGAACTTTGTTCCACTTGACATTCATAAGACTAATATGCACCAAAGAACACAAGCATCTGTGTGGATTTCCTTTTGTGAAATTTACAATGAATATGTGTATGACCTATTAAGTATTTTATCTACATCAAAACCTCAAAGGCGCAGAGTTTTAAGAATTTGTGAGGATCAAGGAGGAAATTGTTACATTAAAG ATTTGAAGTGGATTAATGTTCAGAGCACTGAAGAAGCCTTCAGACTGCTAAAAATAGGGAACAAGAACCGAAGCTTTGCCTGTACGAGAATGAATGAGCAATCAAGTAGAAG TCACAGTATATTTTCCATCAGGCTACTCAAGCTAACTGATGAGCATCAGCCACGTGTTCTTGGAGTATCAGA GTTGTCCTTCTGTGACTTGGCTGGTTCAGAGAGGTGTAATAAAACACATGTCTTTGGAGACAGACTAAAAGAAGCAGGAAATATTAATAATTCTCTTCACATCCTTGGAAAGTGCATTGCAGCACTGaagcaaaatcaaaacccaaa GATGAAGCCAAGCTATATTCCGTTCAGAGAGAGTAAGTTGACTCGTCTGTTTCAGCCATTTTTTTGTGGGAAAGGCAAAGCTTGCATGATTGTGAACATCAATCAGCATACTTCCACATACGATGAAACACTGCATGTAATGAAATTTTCAGCTCTAGCCAGACAG GTTATCCAGACAATCCTGCCCAAAAATTTTGGTTATTTTCCACCAAAGCTAGTTGGGGGTGATGGCAAACCTATGATGCACTTTGATGCTAACACATCTGTAGATGACTTTGCTGAAACCTCTGCAGAAGAGGAAGTGGACATCACCATTTTGAGTCATGAG GACCTCTTGAAAGCTGCAGAGGACTTAAAGGAGAAGGTAGCTGCAGAAAGGCGAAGTAAGCTCCTTCTGGAGGTGAAGATACGTAAAGAGATGGCAGAAGCAATGTTTCGACAGCTGCTGGAAACAGAGGAAGCCTGGAG CAACCGCTTGGAAGATATGAAGGACAGCTATGAAGAAAAACTTGAGAGCAAATTTGAAATGTATAAAGAGGCCATTAAGAAACACGCATATATGTGTGCAATGGAACAAATTGAAGAGCATTATGTTCCCATAGAAGAATTTCTAGCTGAACAAGAGAAAGTTGAG GATAGAGAGAGGAAAATACTGCAGTTGGAAAGGCAACTTGATGAACAGTCAGGGAGGCTGTTGGCTCTGGGAAGTCCGAGCTCGGATATTCCGACTGCTGAAAATAACATGGAACGAG ATCTTATGGGCAGCACATTGAAGAGAGCCAATGAAGGATTGCAGAAACAAtgtgaagagaaggaagag CTTATAAAATCTCTGaagtttaaaatacagaaactaAATGAAGCCCTGCTAGAAGCTAATGAAGGCTACAGAAAAATGGCAGAAGAAAACAGTCAGCTGAAGCACACAATCATGCTCAAG GATCAAGAAATGAATAGTCTTCAGAACTGGGCTAAACGTGTTCTTGAGCTTGAAGAAACAGTGTCTTCCCTGCAAAAAGAGcttgaagaacagaaaaagaatttctttgCAGAGGAGTCAAAACAGCAGAAACCCAGGAGAGGTTTGCTGGCTAACCTGAAATCCACAGTAGCATCCACTGCTAGTACACCTCTTGGTAAAGGCTGGGGGAAGGATGAAGAGGCTTCACCCTATTTAAGAAAACAAGTACTGTTGCCTCATAAAGCAAAAGAATAA